Proteins encoded by one window of Larus michahellis unplaced genomic scaffold, bLarMic1.1 SCAFFOLD_204, whole genome shotgun sequence:
- the LOC141737155 gene encoding uncharacterized protein LOC141737155, translating to MRGFAGAVPAPVSRARRPEGEPGPPGLRRAARRLERDRCSPPGVESGRRRSSIGSYALPRPRLCPAVFLLSISIAPQSADAPLYGTLVLQGAAQSADAPLYGTLVLQDAAQSADAPLYGTLVLQDAAQSADAPLYGTLVLQDAAQSADAPLYGTLVLQDAAQSADAPLYGTIVLQDAPQSADAPLYGTLVLRGAAQSADAPLYGTLVLQDAPQSADAPLYGTIVLQDAAQSADAPLYGTLVLRGAAQSADAPLYGTLVLRGAAQSADAPLYGTLVLQDAAQSADAPLYGTIVLQDAAQSADAPLYGTLVLRGAAQSADAPLYGTLVLRGAAQSADAPLYGTLVLRGAAQSADAPLYGTLVLRGAAQSADAPLYGTLVLRGAAQSADAPLYDTLVLQDAPQSADAPLYGTLVLRGAAQSADAPLYGTLVLRGAAQSADAPLYGTLVLQDAAQSADAPLYGTLVLQDAAQSADAPLYGTLVLRGAAQSADAPLYGTLVLRGAAQSADAPLYGTLVLQDAPQSADAPLYGTLVLRGAAQSADAPLYGTLVLRGAAQSADAPLYGTLVPQDAAQSADARLHGTLVLQEPRSACSVLPRSSL from the coding sequence atgcgcggttTCGCGGGAGCCGTTCCGGCGCCGGTCTCGAgagcgcggcggccggagggcgaaCCAGGACCGCCGGGACTCCGTCGAGCTGCCCGCCGCCTCGAGCGGGATCGGTGCAGCCCGCCCGGCgtcgagagcggccgtcggcgctCCAGTATCGGCTCTTACGCGTTACCGCGCCCCCGTctgtgcccggcagttttcctgTTGTCCATTTCCATAgcccctcagtccgccgacgcgcctctctatggcactttagtcctccagggcgccgctcagtcagccgacgcgcctctctatggcactttagtcctccaggacgccgctcagtcagccgacgcgcctctctatggcactttagtcctccaggacgccgctcagtcagccgacgcgcctctctatggcactttagtcctccaggacgccgctcagtcagccgacgcgcctctctatggcactttagtcctccaggacgccgctcagtcagccgacgcgcctctctatggcactatagtcctccaggacgcccctcagtcagccgacgcgcctctctatggcactttagtcctccgaggtgccgctcagtcagccgacgcgcctctctatggcactttagtcctccaggacgcccctcagtcagccgacgcgcctctctatggcactatagtcctccaggacgccgctcagtcagccgacgcgcctctctatggcactttagtcctccgaggtgccgctcagtcagccgacgcgcctctctatggcactttagtcctccgaggtgccgctcagtcagccgacgcgcctctctatggcactttagtcctccaggacgccgctcagtcagccgacgcgcctctctatggcactatagtcctccaggacgccgctcagtcagccgacgcgcctctctatggcactttagtcctccgaggtgccgctcagtcagccgacgcgcctctctatggcactttagtcctccgaggtgccgctcagtcagccgacgcgcctctctatggcactttagtcctccgaggtgccgctcagtcagccgacgcgcctctctatggcactttagtcctccgaggtgccgctcagtcagccgacgcgcctctctatggcactttagtcctccgaggtgccgctcagtcagccgacgcgcctctctatgacactttagtcctccaggacgcccctcagtcagccgacgcgcctctctatggcactttagtcctccgaggtgccgctcagtcagccgacgcgcctctctatggcactttagtcctccgaggtgccgctcagtcagccgacgcgcctctctatggcactttagtcctccaggacgccgctcagtccgccgacgcgcctctctatggcactttagtactccaggacgccgctcagtcagccgacgcgcctctctatggcactttagtcctccgaggtgccgctcagtcagccgacgcgcctctctatggcactttagtcctccgaggtgccgctcagtcagccgacgcgcctctctatggcactttagtcctccaggacgcccctcagtcagccgacgcgcctctctatggcactttagtcctccgaggtgccgctcagtcagccgacgcgcctctctatggcactttagtcctccgaggtgccgctcagtcagccgacgcgcctctctatggcactttagtcccccaggacgccgctcagtcggCTGACGCTCGTCTCCacggcactttagtcctccaggagcccagaAGTGCCTGCTCAGTCCTCCCACGCTCGTCTCTAtag